In Garra rufa chromosome 14, GarRuf1.0, whole genome shotgun sequence, the genomic stretch AGCCAGCTTATGGAGCTGCACCGGGCATACCCATGCACCCTATGCAGATGGGCGTCGCTGGTCCTCACTCCAATGGTTACGGCAGAGACTTTGATGGAGCCAGCTCGGGTAACCTCATCCTCTCTTTGACTTTGAGcattttaaaggattactccttccaaaataaaaatttcctaataatttactcacccccatgtcatcaaagatgttcatgtctttcctctttcagtcacaaagaaattgtttttttgagggaaacattccaggatttttctccatatgtgaccctggaccacaaaaccagtcttaagtcgctggggtatgtttgtagcaatagccaaaaatacattgcatgggtcaaaattattgatttttcttttatgccaaaaatcattaggaaattaagtaaagatcgtgttccatgaagatttttttgtaaaattcctactgtaaatgtatcaaaatgtaatttttgattagtaatatgcattaagaacctaatttggacaactttaaaggtgattttctcaggatttagattttttttgcaccctcagattccagattttcaaatagatgtatctcggccaaatattgtcatatcctaacaaaccatgcatcaatagaaatcttatttacttagctttcatattatatatacatctcagttttgtaaaatttaaccttatgactggttttgtggtccagggtcacatatagtggacttaaatggtgctcaaAAGGTTGAaaatacagtttcaatgcagcttcaaagggctctacacaatcccagccaaggaataagggtcttatctaacgaaacaatctgttattttctttcaaaataattacaattcatatactttttaacctcaaatgcttgtctggtctagctctgcaatgcgcatgtgtactctgtgcactccggttcaagacagttagggtaggtctaAAAACACCCATCTTATTTTtcacttgataagacccttattcttcagctTTGAAGCTggactgaaactgcatttttaccttccatctgttgagcaccattgaagtccactatatggagaaaaaaaatcctcaaaaacaatttctttgagactgcagaaagaaagacttgaatatcttggatgacatgggggtaagtaaattatcttaatttgtattctgggagtggagtaatcctttaacatAATTTCTTTTTACTTCAATAAATGTAATCGGTTGATTATTTGTTTGTCCCGCTACAGTTGGTCAAGGGTCTCAAGTGCCTCTCCTGCAAGACCATGATGGTGGAGGAAGTATGTCACTACTTTGATCCTTCTAAAACATCTTTAAGTCACTTTATctctttgaaatgtttttacatcTAACGTTGTTATTTTTTTAGATCGTAGTGGATACCGTGTTCAGGCCGACCAAGATGGAAACCCAACTCGAGTGCTTTACTACATGGAGCGAGAACTGGCCAACCTCGACCCCAGTCGCCCAATGAACGCTCCAGGCAAATACAATCGTCGTGAGTTCTGGAGATGGGCACTATCTTTCACTCTTAAGGAGTTGGGTTTAACAAAGACTTACGTAGGACATGTTCCTGCATCAAGATCCTTAATGAAAACTATTTAAATCAACCCATTTTTGAAAGGATTCAGGATTCACAAACATGTCCTACATGTGGGTGTAAAAATCCACAGGCAATCTAAAGGATACAAAACTTTATCGAAACATTGTTTTCTATAGATTCTCTGTTTTTCCAAGGTTGGGGGATGATTTGTAGGTGTTTAGTTTATTAAAACCTTTTTAGTCTTTTGTTCTAACTCTGCATTTCCCATCTATCCTCCAGTGGATGGTATGAGCGAAGTGAGCTCACTTCATGATGGCCCAGACTCTCGAAATCGCGGTCGGGCCAGGCCGCCTCAACTTACCACAGTGTACGATGACGTGGACGAAAACATGAGCACCATCAGCAGCGTCTCCCAGCATGGCAGACGggatgatcccagacgaggaccTGACAATCGAGGACGCGCACGCTCCATGGAAAATTTGGATGATATTAGCAACAATTACAGAGATAGAGATAACTATACGCCAGCACGCCGAGGTGGTGGAGCTAGAGGCGGGAGAGGGTGAGTGATTGAATCATATTGAATTAGCTAAATTACACATTATTAGACACATTATGCCCCTTTTAACAATATGtgataagtctcaggtgtccccagaatgcgtctgaagtttcagctcaaaatacgccacagatcatttattatataattttgaaaattgtcattttgagtggaagcagaaacacattgTTTTCACCCCCTTTTCCAAAATAAAGCAGTGGCTTTACAGCTCGTgtctcagatactctgctaaaaaacatctgtcAGGTTTTGATTATCTTGTCTTttgtgctgaaatcatgcgttttaaaccatatttgTTTAAAGTACTGATATatggttttctgagtgcacacatctgaagcacacGCACAGAAAGTGTCTgccacatggcatgtgagtactagagctcgattcgattcgattcgacccccctcatgatcttaatccagcatttatacgattcagccaaatatattttatttatattttacaaaacttttgctatcctaattactgcacagactgctgtgagctgatgcagttcGCCGTtatctccaacattacataaccatttaaacttcatcttcagcgcacattctgtcagatgcaattcattgCGCCTCTGTCTCAATATCCTGTACaatgcggcattcattcacatcagatgataactcagtggcagcggcgtaatttccactggggacacgcttttcaaaatcctgttggtTTCCactcactttcaaatggttttgttaaagtaatttcttgtattgtagaatgcacgctcagcgccatCGAGAGTTTTGcgggatcgttaaaacgaaaccaaaagtaaaacccggACGCGCTTTCAAAAGCTACTTTAATAgcctgcgtttagagagcgactccccaatgcacacAAATTAAGCTACATTAAAATATGCATGTTgacagccataaaatgttgataggctagtgtttctagctaagaatcaTTAAATcactttactctgacataatacctttgtatgtttctttttttaatgtttagtttttttgtttacattattacattatttttcattacatttctttaaatttaaagcaaagtttattttgtcttatttcactgctgctgtttgataacctaatgttcaggggtaaatctttaaaataaaaaagttctccagaatagtgagagaatcgtgattctcattttattcagagtCGTGCAGCTCtagtgagtactaaactaagttctctttcacattttattgcgcttaaactgtcaaattggggcagccgtggcctaatggttagagagtcggacttgtaacccaaaggttgcgggttcgagtctcaggtccggcatggattgtcggtggggaaagtgaataaccagcactctctccaccctcaataccacaactgaggtgagtcccttgagcaaggcaccgtccccccaattgctccccgggcgccgcagcaatggctgcccactgctccgggtgtgtgttcacttcaCCTCCTTCTTCCTTcagaaatacacacaagtttatgttaaaaagtcACAGAAGTTACAAAAACAGCCAGTTACTTCTGTGAAGGTAATCAGCTggaaaagaaattgcatgtttgtatTAGATTTGTGTGGCAGCAGCGACGTattcagtaaataaatcaataaatccattgCTCTCATCTCCTCTGagactgggactctaaatagtgttctgtgcttgtctgtgcagccaacaatagaacagttagcatgcttgcagaaaaaggcttactaaaacaaagttactgggttgtcctttttcacgttttctgggttggtagaagCACCGGGGATgtaattatagcacttaaacacggaaAAAGTCTGATTTTCATAATATGTCACCTTTAATACATTAAAGGAAGTTCTGTTCCataacaaaaatttgcagataatttactcacccccttgttatcttcAGTTGTAGAAACGActggattttctcaatatagtggacttctatggtgcccccgagtttgaatgtccaaaatgcagcttcagagggctctaaacgatcccagctgaagaagaagggtcttatttggcaataattgtttattttcaaaaaattttttttactatttatatactttttgacctcaaattTAGTTTCCTACattactgttttacctttttttttgtgaagggcgtttgatcttctttgcatgttcactttgtagaacactgggtcagtacttctgcagcgatgtagggcgattttgaagttggaggagaaaatgaaatgggagttttttgacataccctaactgtcatgaactggaatacacagagttcatgcaaagctagacaagacaagaatttgaggttaaaaagtatataaattgtcaatatctttttttttttttttttttttttacaaaataaccgattgtttcgctagataagacccttcttccttggctgggattgtttatagccctttgaagctgcatttaaactgcattttggaaattcaaactcgcaggcaccatagaggtccactatatggagaacatttcttaaatgttttcctcaaatttcatttctttatgactgaagaaagaaagacatgaacatcttgggtgacaaggggttctggaagtgaactactccgtCTTAACCcatagcttttttttttcctccattcAGTTCGGATGACGAGTGGAGCAGTAGTGGACGAGGCTACGACCGCGCTTATGATGATCGTCGCCGCCGTGATTACTCTCCTGACGCTCGTCCACGGCGTGGAGACTCCTTCCGTGGGGTGGGCTTCCAGGGTCGACGCAGCCGTAGTCGTGATGACCTGACAGATCTGGAGCGTGATCGTGGCCGTGGAGGTCGGGACGCATATGACGATAGCTTCCTAAGGGAAGCCATGGAAAAGAAGAAGCTGGGCGAGCAGCAGAGAGGCCGCAGCCGTGAGCGGCTCGATAGTGAGAGCGACCGATCTGACCGCTACAGGGGGCCGCACGGCGGACCGCCACCACTGCCGCTCGCTCCGCCTTCTGGAAACCCTAATCGCCATGGAAACCATAGCAACCTCCCACCTCCTCCCCCTCCCTACGCTGAGGACAGCAACAGTTTGGCATCGTCCAAGAAGAGCAACTTAAAAAAGGTAAGAGAGCCAGATTCAAAAATGCTTTGGTTTGTCAAGCTGCTCTATAGCAGACAATAAACTAGCAGTTTCGTTCAGTGTTAAtaatgttaactaaaactaattaaatatcaatattagatggaaaaaagtaaactttaaacaaaaatgttaaaattatgccatgGCAACCCAAGTaactaaaatcaaaacaaaaaaaatgtctaataaatattataatagtatTAGTGACAATTATAGTATTATTGAGATTATATCAGTCAAGTTTTTGAAgagtaaaatttttaattttttaacaaagtctcttctgctcaccaggcctgcatttatttcatccaaagtacagcaaaaacagtaaagcttctatatttctactatttaaaataaaaaaatttctatttgaatatattttaaaatgtaatttattcctgtgatttcaaagctgaatttttatcatcattactccagtcacatgatccttcagaattattctgatattctaatttgctgttaaaaaacatttattattattattgttaaaaacagctgagtagaattcttcaggtttctttgaatagaaaggtAAGcatctgaaatcttttgtaacatgataaatgtctttatcatcacttccgATCAGTTTaaaccatccttgctaaataaaagtattaatttatataatttctttcccaaaaatgatactgactccaagcttttgaatggtctAGTGTATGAggttacaaaatctttttatttctatgcatcaaagacatactcaactgttttaaaaactgatgataataataataataataataaatgttttttgaacagcaaatcagcatattagaattgattttttgaaggatcatgtgacactgaagagtaatgatgctgaaaaagtagctttgaccacagggaataaattacattttaaaatatattcaaatagaatgcaggtattttaagtattaaaactactatttcataatatcattgcttttgctgtattttggatcaaataatcaatgtttttgtcatttttttaaactatattttttgaaaatgtgtttacatttttatttcagttttagctattttagtaccccaagttaaactaaattaaaataaaaaaaatgtcttgcCAACAGCCTGAAATAAagagttttatattttattttcagttaaaacctcttttttttttttttttttttttttttttagttttagttcactATAATAACTCTGAATTGACCTGGTTaagttacaatttaatttaaattatgaaatcaAATTAGAGTAAATTGATCAATTGCGATAAGTTTCAGAATGGTACAAAATGTGAAGTAATCTATATGTAGACAATATATGCAATTGTGTATACATTAATAAATATGAGTAGGAATATAGTGCAGATTGccgaatatattttttttttttgaaaagcaggGTGGAGCAGTGATCTAAAGAAACGAAAACGACACAGGGGATATTCACGGCTGAAAAGAACCTAccacaaaaatgtatttagtttgtCAGTTACTTAGTTAGCTATTTTACACTATCTGTCTAAGTAAGAGTTCAGCATGTCAGGGGTCAAGGGCCCTGCTGGGAAAAAACTGGGTCATGCTACCATGATTAAAACAAACTTCCATCTTTAGCTGAAACATtgtaaaaagtaatggaaaaaaaaggttaaattttTTCTTTGTCAATGCTAAGTTAAGCTCAGCAGATAAAGATACAGTGCTTTAATATTCAGCCTTGTTATATTTTTATACTGATACAAAGTTCCTCTGTGTTTTCTCTGTCTAGAATGGAGCTGTCAGCAGAGAGAGTCTGGTGGTGTGAAACTCAGGTGGAAATGATGTGTGTGATGCAGATGTGTGTGTTACCGTGCCCTTTCATGTCACTTATGTGTGTGTTAGTTTTGAGGCTTGAATGCTGAGGATTTTTTTTGTTCATATTCAGATGTCTTGAATTTTTATGGGAGATTTTAATGATTAAAACTGTATAGCCGCAAATAGTTCAGATTGTTCCACTATAATGCAGACTCGTTTATAAATATGAAATAGCAGATTTGAAACGTCAATGAACTTTTATGGTTTTGTTGCTCTCAACAGCAAATACTCAAACAATATGACTGCTGTGACGCTCATCAGCAGTGTGCAAATATGTCTAGTTCTGTATTTTAATAGacttttaataggtttttatttgCATCATGGAAAAAAGATGAACAATAGAGCCTTTCAAGTTCGTCAggtattgtttttttaattattttaatgtaacatAAAGAAGTGAACTTTGTATGGACTGAAATTCTATTATTGTGCCTGTAGTCTGAGGCGTCACACAGTTTCTGAAAGTGGGTGATTAtataatgttgttttttattttttattcacatTTACAAATGCAAGAACTTGTATGAAATACCCAAGTGTGCAAattttttaaatgctgtttttttatatatatatacatacattatgTGTAATACTCTAATCTCAGATTTGGTCATACAGGGGTTTAGCATTTTGCTATTTTTGTACAGTCCTATAATGTCAATTTTCAATAAAGCTTTTCTATTGTATTTAGGTTTGTTTTCTTGTTAgggatctttttttatttttaaacattgtttAGTGTTTTCTAAATTgtgaccactagatggcagtttACTATCCATGTACAATAATTGCATGTATTGACATACAGAACTTATATGCATGTAAaaacgtgtatatatatatatatatatatatatatatctatcacTGAGCTTAAGTATTTTATTTGACTGTGTACAACATGAATATGCATTCAATGTTATAACTTGTTCTAAAGTTAAAGTTCCTGTTTTTAACAGCCAATTTAGAGTCATCGGTCCTATACATTGCTGTCTttacatacaacattttattAACACCCATATATAAGACTGCTTTCTTTTAGGTTGTCTTGTGCTGCCTGGTGGGGTTAACAGAAAAAAGCATCTTTTCTAACCCAGATGGAGAAGAAGGACCAACAACTGCCTCTGTCTCAGAGTGAGACGTAGTTTCTGAAATCCAACATTGGTGGCCTGCCAAGATCACAGCGGAGAGGTAGCCATCGCAGCTTTCATCCATCTGGTGTCTTAAAGCAGCCATTCCTTCAGATAGACAGGAAGTTAGGTGAGAGCTACTTAAGAATCAGCATCAGCTAAAGGGCAACTGCCCCCTACAGTTCACACAGCTGTTGAAAAACACATCTCTTTGTACTCAGGTGGTCTTGTTTAAATGAGTGAGTAATAAACGGTTTCCTCTAACAATTACGTTGCAGGTTTGAGTGTAACGCTACGTGAGAAGCATATTCAGTCGCATCGATATGGAGAAGTATAGAACAGCAACGACTTGAGGTATGAGATTTAGCAAAACAGGCCGGTTTCTCTTTTAAATAAAGTAACACTTGTAGTGATTCAGTTTGGTGCAATGGTGTTTTTCTGTTTGTAAAACTGAGGCATTACTAATCAGAGTGCTAATGTGAAGCCACAATAACAATTATGTGTCAGTGGCACATGCCATCAGATAGAGAGGGTTggcagagagagggagaaagaaagGCAGGGTGGGAGGGTTTGTGATTCAATAGGAAAAGAGACTGGCATTGCTCTTGAGTTATCGGCATTCTGTCTGCTTGTTTACAGTGAAGACCGTCTGATAAGGTAGGTCTGATCTTTTTAACACAGCAGCCATACATGATATGCCAAGCACACATATGCGAATGTTTATTTGACATGTCACAATTTATTTTGAGTGACAATTAAGTATTTTAAtgctatatttaattttttaaattaaattatgtatTACTTACGGTATTATTTAACTctatgaaaacagtttttttgctGTGTGGTTATTTTTGCATATATTAGAGAGTCAGACATAAGAGAATTATGTTTATTCTTAAAATAAGTTTGTATGCAAAACCAGTGGAATACATTGACATCTCGTTTTTAGTCCATGCCTAAAATGATTTCATTTCTAAAGTAGGATTATAATGTTTGCCAGTTTCTCTCATGGCTACCTGCCAGCGATTCAAACCCCACTGTGGATGAATATCCAATAGTTTCTGAAGATGTGAAGCGTGTTGTCATCTGGCATTTGCACTTGTCCAAGTGCACAATATTAACTGTATGACCCATTACTCTCAATGCCAGCTGCCTTATTTTCAATTTCTAGTGTGTTTGTGCACTTGTTATTAATGAATAGTATTTCATGCTTTGTAAAAGCATTTGTGCACTTAACTCACACTTAATCATGTACCAGTGTCATTGCAGTAGATTTCAAACCAAATGGTGTTTGCTTTAAATAAACAGCAGAAAACACACTTTTAGCGAAACATTCAGCAAAATTATATACTGTTTGTGTACTGTTAATGCAATTACTCTGCTAGGACACCTATATGAACTTCATATGCCACTGAAAATGGCTAAAAGTGACTTTGTGAAGTTATTTCTTCCAGCATTTATTTGCAGATGCCTTGGTTTATTTATCATCTAATGCAATGACATCTTTTAAGTGAGGCTGAAGTGT encodes the following:
- the lsr gene encoding lipolysis-stimulated lipoprotein receptor isoform X3 gives rise to the protein MSQGIIFTLLLFTGCTTAINVACPYPRSVVILFQPVTLRCDFSTTATTQPLITWKYKSYCRDPIQAALNPNSADNAIAQSNPNYNPNIECSDSARTVRIVASKQTAVALGSEYQGRQISITDKADLSITQTAWGDSGVYVCSVASAQDLSGNGECYTELIVLDWLLVVLVVLGFLLLLLLIGICWCQCCPHTCCCYVSCPCCPERCCCPRALYEAGKMVKSGVPSQYAATVYAQSMYGQPAYGAAPGIPMHPMQMGVAGPHSNGYGRDFDGASSVGQGSQVPLLQDHDGGGNRSGYRVQADQDGNPTRVLYYMERELANLDPSRPMNAPGKYNRLDGMSEVSSLHDGPDSRNRGRARPPQLTTVYDDVDENMSTISSVSQHGRRDDPRRGPDNRGRARSMENLDDISNNYRDRDNYTPARRGGGARGGRGSDDEWSSSGRGYDRAYDDRRRRDYSPDARPRRGDSFRGVGFQGRRSRSRDDLTDLERDRGRGGRDAYDDSFLREAMEKKKLGEQQRGRSRERLDSESDRSDRYRGPHGGPPPLPLAPPSGNPNRHGNHSNLPPPPPPYAEDSNSLASSKKSNLKKNGAVSRESLVV
- the lsr gene encoding lipolysis-stimulated lipoprotein receptor isoform X1, whose translation is MSQGIIFTLLLFTGCTTAINVACPYPRSVVILFQPVTLRCDFSTTATTQPLITWKYKSYCRDPIQAALNPNSADNAIAQSNPNYNPNIECSDSARTVRIVASKQTAVALGSEYQGRQISITDKADLSITQTAWGDSGVYVCSVASAQDLSGNGECYTELIVLERKSNTTDLLPGIDLLIMEDWLLVVLVVLGFLLLLLLIGICWCQCCPHTCCCYVSCPCCPERCCCPRALYEAGKMVKSGVPSQYAATVYAQSMYGQPAYGAAPGIPMHPMQMGVAGPHSNGYGRDFDGASSVGQGSQVPLLQDHDGGGNRSGYRVQADQDGNPTRVLYYMERELANLDPSRPMNAPGKYNRLDGMSEVSSLHDGPDSRNRGRARPPQLTTVYDDVDENMSTISSVSQHGRRDDPRRGPDNRGRARSMENLDDISNNYRDRDNYTPARRGGGARGGRGSDDEWSSSGRGYDRAYDDRRRRDYSPDARPRRGDSFRGVGFQGRRSRSRDDLTDLERDRGRGGRDAYDDSFLREAMEKKKLGEQQRGRSRERLDSESDRSDRYRGPHGGPPPLPLAPPSGNPNRHGNHSNLPPPPPPYAEDSNSLASSKKSNLKKNGAVSRESLVV
- the lsr gene encoding lipolysis-stimulated lipoprotein receptor isoform X4, which gives rise to MSQGIIFTLLLFTGCTTAINVACPYPRSVVILFQPVTLRCDFSTTATTQPLITWKYKSYCRDPIQAALNPNSADNAIAQSNPNYNPNIECSDSARTVRIVASKQTAVALGSEYQGRQISITDKADLSITQTAWGDSGVYVCSVASAQDLSGNGECYTELIVLDWLLVVLVVLGFLLLLLLIGICWCQCCPHTCCCYVSCPCCPERCCCPRALYEAGKMVKSGVPSQYAATVYAQSMYGQPAYGAAPGIPMHPMQMGVAGPHSNGYGRDFDGASSVGQGSQVPLLQDHDGGGNRSGYRVQADQDGNPTRVLYYMERELANLDPSRPMNAPVDGMSEVSSLHDGPDSRNRGRARPPQLTTVYDDVDENMSTISSVSQHGRRDDPRRGPDNRGRARSMENLDDISNNYRDRDNYTPARRGGGARGGRGSDDEWSSSGRGYDRAYDDRRRRDYSPDARPRRGDSFRGVGFQGRRSRSRDDLTDLERDRGRGGRDAYDDSFLREAMEKKKLGEQQRGRSRERLDSESDRSDRYRGPHGGPPPLPLAPPSGNPNRHGNHSNLPPPPPPYAEDSNSLASSKKSNLKKNGAVSRESLVV
- the lsr gene encoding lipolysis-stimulated lipoprotein receptor isoform X2 codes for the protein MSQGIIFTLLLFTGCTTAINVACPYPRSVVILFQPVTLRCDFSTTATTQPLITWKYKSYCRDPIQAALNPNSADNAIAQSNPNYNPNIECSDSARTVRIVASKQTAVALGSEYQGRQISITDKADLSITQTAWGDSGVYVCSVASAQDLSGNGECYTELIVLERKSNTTDLLPGIDLLIMEDWLLVVLVVLGFLLLLLLIGICWCQCCPHTCCCYVSCPCCPERCCCPRALYEAGKMVKSGVPSQYAATVYAQSMYGQPAYGAAPGIPMHPMQMGVAGPHSNGYGRDFDGASSVGQGSQVPLLQDHDGGGNRSGYRVQADQDGNPTRVLYYMERELANLDPSRPMNAPVDGMSEVSSLHDGPDSRNRGRARPPQLTTVYDDVDENMSTISSVSQHGRRDDPRRGPDNRGRARSMENLDDISNNYRDRDNYTPARRGGGARGGRGSDDEWSSSGRGYDRAYDDRRRRDYSPDARPRRGDSFRGVGFQGRRSRSRDDLTDLERDRGRGGRDAYDDSFLREAMEKKKLGEQQRGRSRERLDSESDRSDRYRGPHGGPPPLPLAPPSGNPNRHGNHSNLPPPPPPYAEDSNSLASSKKSNLKKNGAVSRESLVV